One segment of Streptomyces sp. NBC_01463 DNA contains the following:
- a CDS encoding AAA family ATPase: MTNDITTTLDSTAAVGDPDRAAAPGRAPRQVTPPEDRYATELAFLAAHDSGPRPPGWLLTPRAVVTFVMGSAGEALSLPKDARPGSGVPPRLVIEQKFVGERALVERCVVTLAGERGLLLVGEPGTAKSMLSELLSAAVCGTSALTVQGTAGTTEDQLKYGWNYALLLAQGPTEQALVPSPVLTAMTRGAVARVEEVTRCLPEVQDALVSLLSERRIAVPELAGSEGAQVHAAPGFTLIATANLRDKGVSEMSAALKRRFNFETVGPIGDVDAETALVRSQSQAAVERVGAAYQVDDAVLEALVTAFRDLREGRSVEGWEVERPSTVMSTAEAVSVAGSLGLAAAYFPGDRDVLSLLPGHLLGVVRKDDPADAARLLGYWDGPVRRRAEQGSATWRALWDLRAVLES; this comes from the coding sequence ATGACGAACGACATCACGACCACCTTGGACAGCACCGCCGCGGTCGGCGACCCGGACCGGGCCGCGGCGCCCGGCCGCGCGCCCCGCCAGGTCACACCGCCCGAGGACCGGTACGCCACCGAGCTTGCCTTCCTCGCCGCCCACGACTCCGGGCCCCGCCCACCCGGCTGGCTGCTCACCCCGCGTGCCGTCGTCACCTTCGTGATGGGCAGCGCGGGCGAGGCACTGAGCCTGCCGAAGGACGCCCGGCCCGGATCCGGGGTGCCGCCCCGCCTGGTGATCGAGCAGAAGTTCGTCGGCGAACGCGCCCTGGTCGAACGGTGCGTGGTCACCCTTGCCGGAGAGCGCGGACTCCTCCTCGTGGGCGAACCGGGCACCGCCAAGTCCATGCTCTCCGAGTTGCTGTCGGCGGCCGTCTGCGGAACCAGCGCGCTCACCGTGCAGGGCACCGCCGGAACCACCGAGGACCAGCTCAAGTACGGCTGGAACTACGCATTGCTGCTCGCCCAGGGGCCCACCGAACAGGCCCTGGTGCCCTCCCCGGTTCTCACGGCCATGACCCGGGGCGCCGTCGCCCGAGTCGAAGAGGTCACCCGCTGCCTGCCGGAGGTCCAGGACGCTCTGGTGTCACTGCTCTCCGAGCGGCGGATCGCGGTCCCCGAACTCGCGGGCAGCGAGGGCGCCCAAGTGCACGCGGCCCCCGGGTTCACCCTCATCGCCACCGCCAACCTGCGGGACAAAGGCGTCTCGGAGATGTCCGCCGCCCTCAAGCGGCGCTTCAACTTCGAGACGGTCGGCCCCATCGGGGACGTGGACGCCGAGACCGCCCTCGTCCGAAGCCAGTCGCAGGCAGCCGTCGAACGCGTGGGTGCCGCCTACCAGGTGGACGACGCGGTCCTCGAAGCCCTCGTCACCGCCTTCCGGGACCTGCGCGAGGGCCGCTCCGTGGAGGGCTGGGAGGTCGAACGCCCCTCCACGGTGATGAGCACGGCGGAGGCCGTCTCCGTCGCGGGCTCCCTGGGCCTGGCCGCCGCCTACTTCCCGGGCGACCGTGACGTGCTCTCCCTCCTGCCGGGCCACCTGCTCGGTGTCGTCCGCAAGGACGACCCCGCCGACGCGGCACGGCTGCTGGGGTACTGGGACGGTCCGGTGCGCAGGCGCGCGGAGCAGGGCTCGGCCACGTGGCGCGCCCTGTGGGATCTGCGCGCGGTGCTGGAGAGCTGA
- a CDS encoding DUF5682 family protein, translating to MSSARGPAAGSATAEDAVADLAATGPGLPFLIGVRHHAPSLAAALPALLDAAAPDVLLIELPAEFQPWLGWLAHEETEAPVALAAVPADGPGPGTGGERGPAFYPFADFSPELVALRWAARNGVPAVAIDLPLADRAWAEGGPDTSAPAPAPVPGADSAPVPGEGRGLSAALRSRLTGRDGDDLWDRLVEALAPGSTPEALRRAALLTGWALRYEAEALGGVQGTDLVREACMRGHVAEALANGQRPAVVVGAFHTPALLPAVAEATRGSGPVARDESAAAPEPGADGHVNRAAGAGECTVSLVPYTYPLLDSRSGYPAGIRDPEWQHTVLGAAGDPAALHEALIRTAVRVCAALREQGHPYGPAEGREVVRVAGDLARLRGLPAPGRGEFLEAVQTVLGRGETYGTGRAVAKALERVLVGVRTGRPTPAAPRSGLGPAVEAETDALSLPGPGDAHEKAPRDLRLDPARSTLDRRRELLLRRLTVCGIPYAQEQGVTGAAGTEGLTTRWQVRWTPATAAMLTAAGARGVTPAQAAAGLLRQRHAAERAEGGPTAAQVVRGLTQAAECGLPALADERLAELAAVLPASGTLPELLTGLDLLDRIQAGHLPGLTEPDGPSAPDATVSDPDTTASGLDATASGRAERTVHAAELLTSAAVRQVDGLTGSEEPEDARALLELAQRADRLGGIRLTAALARLAADGTPLIAAAAGAVRVLTGHDEAEAFGGRVGSWVDGAVDSASRAALAARLTGVLTVAGPLLTVGVAALDPLLHRVVELDDSGFLARLPALRGGFDTLSPAARDRLLDTVEERLGERVGTLDADDPAELARRTTADLAARELLAGLGLPVPVPAHEGPAPAQEGPAPALEGLVPAHEEPAPAHEGPAPAHEDRFRPPPGNPATARPMVTPANAPSAAATPARALAPAPGIAPSTPATPARTLGPADRWRLVLGRRPDQLPSGAARLATALDELYGTGHGEGSRSGLPGPGHGSGPRGGREPSFPGVREWSEELAALFGPGIREEVLAAAAATGRQDVLAELDPAAATPSVELLRTILRYAGGLPEARLAALRPLVRRLVDELTRQLATRLRPALTGTMSARPTRRPGGRLDLPRTLRANLATARRAADGTVQVIPERPVFRSRARRSADWRLILVTDVSGSMEASTIWSALTASVLAGVPTLSTHFLTFSTEVVDLTGHVHDPLSLLLEVSVGGGTHIAAGLRHARSLITVPARTLVVVISDFEEGAPLGGLLAEVRALVTTGCHVLGCASLDDAGRPRYSTGVAGQLVAAGMPVAALSPLELARWIGEKTA from the coding sequence GTGTCCTCGGCACGGGGACCGGCGGCCGGGTCCGCCACTGCGGAGGACGCGGTGGCGGACCTGGCGGCGACCGGCCCCGGGCTGCCGTTCCTGATCGGGGTGCGCCACCACGCACCCTCATTGGCGGCCGCCCTCCCGGCGCTGCTGGACGCGGCGGCCCCCGACGTCCTCCTCATCGAACTGCCCGCCGAGTTCCAGCCCTGGCTGGGCTGGCTCGCCCACGAGGAGACCGAGGCCCCGGTGGCGCTGGCCGCCGTGCCCGCCGACGGCCCGGGGCCGGGCACGGGAGGCGAACGGGGACCGGCCTTCTACCCGTTCGCGGACTTCTCGCCGGAGCTGGTCGCTCTGCGCTGGGCGGCAAGAAACGGTGTGCCGGCCGTGGCCATCGACCTGCCGCTGGCCGACCGGGCGTGGGCGGAGGGCGGTCCGGACACCTCCGCCCCCGCCCCCGCGCCTGTCCCTGGCGCAGACTCCGCTCCCGTGCCGGGGGAGGGGCGCGGACTGTCCGCCGCGCTCCGGTCCCGGCTCACCGGCCGGGACGGCGACGACCTGTGGGACCGGCTGGTGGAGGCCCTCGCACCCGGTTCGACACCCGAGGCGCTCCGCCGTGCCGCCCTGCTGACCGGCTGGGCACTGCGGTACGAGGCCGAGGCGCTGGGCGGAGTGCAGGGCACGGACCTGGTGCGCGAGGCATGCATGCGCGGACACGTCGCCGAGGCCCTGGCGAACGGGCAGCGGCCCGCCGTGGTGGTGGGCGCCTTCCACACCCCGGCGCTCCTGCCGGCCGTCGCCGAGGCCACCCGGGGTTCGGGCCCGGTCGCGCGGGACGAGTCCGCCGCGGCGCCCGAGCCGGGCGCGGACGGTCACGTAAACAGGGCTGCGGGGGCGGGGGAGTGCACGGTCTCCCTGGTCCCGTACACGTACCCGTTGCTCGACTCACGGTCCGGCTACCCGGCCGGGATCCGGGACCCGGAGTGGCAGCACACCGTCCTGGGCGCCGCCGGGGACCCGGCGGCGCTGCACGAAGCACTGATCCGTACCGCGGTCCGCGTCTGTGCCGCGCTGCGCGAACAGGGTCACCCCTACGGCCCGGCGGAGGGCCGGGAAGTCGTCCGGGTGGCCGGTGACCTGGCACGGCTGCGCGGCCTGCCCGCCCCCGGACGCGGTGAGTTCCTGGAAGCCGTGCAGACGGTGCTGGGGCGTGGCGAGACCTACGGCACGGGCCGCGCCGTCGCCAAGGCCCTCGAACGCGTACTCGTCGGAGTCCGCACCGGACGGCCCACGCCCGCCGCTCCGCGCAGCGGACTGGGACCCGCCGTCGAGGCCGAGACCGATGCGCTCTCCCTCCCCGGCCCCGGGGACGCGCACGAGAAGGCACCGCGCGACCTCAGGCTCGACCCGGCCCGCTCCACCCTGGACCGGCGGCGCGAACTGCTGCTGCGCAGACTGACGGTGTGCGGCATCCCGTACGCGCAGGAGCAGGGGGTGACCGGCGCGGCGGGCACGGAAGGACTCACGACGCGCTGGCAGGTGCGGTGGACCCCGGCGACGGCCGCGATGCTCACCGCGGCCGGGGCCCGCGGCGTCACCCCGGCCCAGGCGGCAGCAGGACTGCTGCGACAACGGCACGCGGCCGAGCGCGCGGAGGGCGGCCCGACGGCCGCCCAGGTCGTTCGAGGCCTCACGCAGGCCGCCGAATGCGGGCTCCCCGCGCTGGCCGACGAACGGCTGGCCGAACTGGCGGCCGTACTGCCCGCGAGCGGCACCCTTCCCGAACTTCTCACCGGGCTGGACCTGCTGGACCGCATCCAGGCCGGCCATCTGCCGGGCCTGACCGAGCCAGACGGCCCCTCGGCCCCCGACGCCACGGTCTCCGATCCCGACACCACCGCCTCAGGTCTCGACGCCACGGCCTCCGGCCGCGCCGAGCGCACCGTGCACGCGGCCGAACTCCTGACCTCGGCCGCGGTCCGTCAGGTCGACGGCCTGACCGGATCCGAGGAGCCCGAGGACGCTCGCGCGCTGCTCGAACTGGCCCAGCGGGCCGACCGGTTGGGCGGCATCCGGCTCACCGCGGCCCTCGCCCGGCTGGCCGCCGACGGCACCCCGTTGATCGCCGCGGCCGCCGGGGCGGTCAGGGTGCTCACGGGTCACGACGAGGCCGAGGCCTTCGGGGGGCGAGTCGGCTCCTGGGTGGACGGAGCCGTGGACAGCGCCTCCCGGGCCGCGCTCGCCGCCCGCCTCACCGGAGTCCTGACGGTGGCGGGCCCACTCCTGACCGTCGGCGTAGCAGCCCTTGACCCGTTGCTGCACCGGGTCGTCGAGCTGGACGACAGCGGGTTCCTGGCCCGCCTGCCGGCCCTGCGCGGTGGCTTCGACACCCTGAGCCCGGCGGCCCGGGACCGGCTGCTGGACACCGTCGAGGAGCGGCTGGGCGAACGGGTGGGCACCCTGGACGCGGACGATCCGGCCGAGCTGGCCCGCCGAACGACCGCCGACCTCGCCGCCCGCGAGCTCCTGGCCGGCCTGGGTCTGCCCGTCCCGGTACCTGCACACGAGGGCCCGGCACCTGCACAGGAGGGCCCGGCTCCCGCTCTTGAAGGGCTGGTACCTGCGCATGAGGAGCCGGCACCTGCGCACGAGGGCCCGGCTCCCGCTCACGAAGACCGGTTCCGACCGCCGCCCGGCAATCCCGCCACCGCGCGCCCCATGGTCACCCCCGCCAACGCGCCATCTGCCGCAGCCACCCCCGCGCGCGCCCTCGCTCCCGCTCCCGGTATCGCACCCTCCACCCCGGCCACCCCCGCGCGGACGCTCGGCCCCGCCGACCGGTGGCGGCTCGTGCTCGGCCGACGGCCCGACCAACTGCCGTCCGGCGCCGCCCGTCTGGCGACCGCTCTGGATGAGCTCTACGGCACGGGACACGGCGAAGGGTCGCGCAGCGGTCTGCCCGGACCGGGGCACGGTTCCGGACCGCGCGGCGGCCGGGAACCGTCGTTCCCCGGCGTCCGCGAGTGGTCCGAGGAACTGGCCGCACTGTTCGGCCCCGGCATCCGCGAGGAAGTCCTCGCCGCCGCGGCCGCGACAGGCCGGCAGGACGTCCTCGCCGAACTCGACCCGGCGGCCGCCACTCCCTCCGTGGAACTGCTCCGGACGATCCTGCGGTACGCGGGCGGCCTCCCCGAAGCCCGCCTCGCGGCGCTCCGCCCCCTGGTCCGCCGCCTCGTCGACGAACTGACCCGGCAACTCGCCACCCGGCTGCGGCCCGCCCTCACCGGCACGATGTCGGCACGGCCCACCCGCCGCCCCGGCGGCCGGCTGGACCTGCCGCGCACGCTGCGCGCCAACCTGGCCACCGCCCGGCGGGCGGCGGACGGCACGGTCCAGGTGATCCCGGAGAGGCCGGTGTTCCGCAGCCGTGCCCGGCGGTCGGCCGACTGGCGTCTGATCCTGGTCACCGACGTCTCCGGATCCATGGAGGCATCCACGATCTGGTCCGCGCTGACCGCCTCCGTGCTCGCCGGGGTGCCGACCCTGAGCACCCATTTCCTGACCTTCTCCACGGAGGTCGTCGACCTCACCGGCCATGTGCACGATCCCCTCTCCCTCCTGCTGGAGGTGAGCGTGGGCGGAGGTACGCACATCGCCGCCGGGCTGCGGCATGCCCGCAGCCTGATAACGGTGCCCGCCCGCACCCTCGTCGTCGTCATCAGCGACTTCGAGGAGGGCGCACCGCTCGGCGGACTGCTGGCCGAGGTGCGGGCCCTGGTGACCACCGGCTGCCACGTCCTCGGGTGCGCGAGTCTCGACGACGCGGGCCGTCCCCGCTACTCGACGGGCGTCGCCGGACAACTCGTGGCCGCCGGCATGCCCGTGGCAGCCCTCAGCCCACTCGAACTGGCACGTTGGATAGGGGAGAAGACCGCATGA
- a CDS encoding FKBP-type peptidyl-prolyl cis-trans isomerase, with amino-acid sequence MTKPEIVVPEGDAPTELTIRDLVVGDGLEAKPGRVVHVHYVGATFESGKEFDASWDRGRPFKFAVGGGRVIKGWDRGVRGMKVGGRREIIVPPRLGYGNQSPSVSIPAGSTLVFVVDLLSVAV; translated from the coding sequence CTGACGAAGCCGGAGATCGTCGTTCCGGAGGGTGACGCTCCGACCGAGCTGACCATCCGTGACCTCGTCGTCGGGGACGGCCTTGAGGCGAAGCCGGGCAGGGTCGTCCACGTCCACTACGTCGGCGCCACCTTCGAGTCCGGGAAGGAGTTCGACGCCTCCTGGGACCGGGGCCGGCCGTTCAAGTTCGCCGTGGGCGGGGGCAGGGTCATCAAGGGCTGGGACCGCGGGGTCAGAGGGATGAAGGTCGGCGGCCGGCGCGAGATCATCGTTCCCCCGCGCCTCGGCTACGGCAACCAGTCGCCCTCGGTGTCGATCCCGGCGGGCTCGACGCTCGTCTTCGTGGTGGACCTGCTCTCCGTCGCAGTCTGA
- a CDS encoding caspase family protein has protein sequence MDSDRRALLVGVPQQTEHAFPLRSIGDPVREDLRRMREALEACEYRCTVLGPGGPDESRRDAIQDAVRDALRSVPAGGVLFVYFSGHGLHLGGKDHLVPSNAKALADGSPDTDSLIDLDRDFFGMLGPTACPAALVIACFDACRDGSGTSGIRPYHYRAPHPTQLVVGNSCAPGETSGYDADGSHFTKALAYALHPDSPHRTLRQVSASVTAELRDHEQHPQWSPAGDLPDVVVADTGGVPEWVQAVSTAHLWSLPCSDPPEVQEVLRERVEAAVRSLSGKYRRASEQMPHPWRDDDYPMRVLDSVAGLPTGTRPLRVNHSGRPDVERQLGCGAHWQAGRP, from the coding sequence ATGGACAGTGATCGTCGCGCTCTTCTGGTGGGGGTGCCGCAGCAGACCGAGCACGCCTTTCCACTGCGGTCCATCGGCGATCCCGTCCGCGAGGACCTGCGCAGGATGCGCGAAGCCCTTGAGGCCTGCGAGTACCGGTGCACGGTGCTCGGCCCGGGAGGTCCCGACGAGAGCAGGCGGGACGCCATCCAGGACGCTGTCCGGGACGCGCTGCGCTCGGTCCCGGCCGGCGGTGTGCTGTTCGTCTACTTCTCCGGCCACGGACTGCACCTCGGAGGAAAGGACCACCTGGTCCCCTCCAACGCCAAGGCGCTGGCCGACGGCAGCCCGGACACGGACTCGCTGATCGACCTGGACCGGGACTTCTTCGGCATGCTGGGGCCGACCGCCTGCCCCGCGGCCTTGGTCATCGCCTGCTTCGACGCCTGCCGTGACGGATCGGGTACGAGCGGCATCCGCCCGTACCACTACCGGGCGCCGCACCCCACACAACTGGTCGTCGGCAACAGCTGCGCACCGGGGGAGACCAGCGGATACGACGCCGACGGCAGCCATTTCACCAAGGCCCTGGCATACGCGCTGCACCCCGATTCGCCCCACCGCACGCTCCGGCAGGTCAGCGCCTCGGTCACGGCGGAGCTCAGGGACCACGAGCAGCATCCCCAGTGGTCGCCCGCCGGCGACCTCCCCGACGTCGTGGTCGCCGATACCGGCGGCGTGCCGGAGTGGGTGCAGGCGGTGTCCACCGCACACCTGTGGAGCCTGCCGTGCAGTGATCCTCCGGAGGTGCAGGAGGTGCTCCGCGAGCGCGTGGAAGCGGCCGTGCGGAGCCTGTCCGGAAAGTACCGCCGGGCGAGCGAACAGATGCCGCACCCTTGGCGGGACGACGACTATCCGATGCGCGTGCTGGACAGCGTCGCCGGGCTCCCCACCGGCACGCGCCCGCTCAGGGTCAACCACTCCGGACGCCCCGACGTGGAGAGGCAGCTCGGCTGCGGTGCCCACTGGCAGGCCGGCCGCCCGTGA
- a CDS encoding phosphatase PAP2 family protein produces MVVRATGRLLRERRARAADRRFGARLIGAAAVAALSAVPFGLLLVLVEGRWRPLRVMDAGAARRLHETARAHPGWTSTLRFLSDWVWDPATLRCVVALLTVWLLWRRAWRLAAWSGVTAVASALIGLLVKVVVERARPSLSDPVAQAPGFSFPSGHAMTATTSFAILLLALLPLVPRGRLRTLFWSVSVVSVVGVGFTRVALGVHWFSDVVGGWLLGLAVVASTAWAFEAWRADSGRRRSQMAEGLEPELSEAAPER; encoded by the coding sequence ATGGTTGTACGAGCGACCGGCCGGCTGCTTCGTGAGCGCCGCGCACGGGCGGCCGACCGCAGATTCGGCGCACGGCTCATCGGTGCCGCTGCCGTCGCCGCGCTCTCCGCGGTGCCCTTCGGCCTTCTTCTCGTCCTCGTCGAGGGCCGGTGGCGCCCGCTGCGCGTCATGGACGCGGGTGCGGCGCGGCGGCTGCACGAGACCGCGCGCGCACACCCCGGGTGGACAAGCACCCTCCGCTTCCTGTCCGACTGGGTCTGGGATCCGGCGACGCTGCGTTGTGTGGTCGCGCTGCTGACGGTGTGGCTGCTCTGGCGCCGCGCCTGGCGGCTGGCCGCCTGGTCCGGCGTGACGGCGGTGGCGAGCGCCCTGATCGGGCTGCTGGTCAAGGTCGTGGTCGAGCGGGCCAGGCCCTCCCTGTCGGACCCGGTGGCCCAGGCGCCGGGCTTCTCCTTCCCCTCGGGTCATGCCATGACGGCCACCACCTCGTTCGCCATCCTGCTGCTGGCCCTGCTGCCGCTGGTGCCTCGTGGCCGGCTGCGCACCCTCTTCTGGAGCGTCTCGGTGGTGTCGGTGGTGGGCGTGGGCTTCACCCGGGTCGCGCTCGGCGTCCACTGGTTCAGCGATGTGGTGGGCGGCTGGCTCCTCGGTCTCGCCGTGGTGGCCTCGACCGCCTGGGCGTTCGAAGCCTGGCGAGCCGATTCGGGCCGTCGCCGCAGCCAGATGGCCGAGGGTCTGGAACCCGAACTGAGCGAGGCAGCTCCGGAGCGTTGA
- a CDS encoding YihY/virulence factor BrkB family protein: MGTATRVPQTRDMAGDELSADEALASLRRYGRWALVRDSFVRFRYADGFSHSRALALQTVLAVIPLVIAFVGLSATLHTENIGRLTELTIHRIAAGPSAEVVDDALDRSRQRAGDGTQLTLWFGLAFSLVNVTTAMCQIERGANRIYGVERDRPFHQKYFRGLVMALAAGIPLGIGFILMVVGGDLAAAAVSVYGLGEGAGHAWDLLRWPCGLLLALISASAIFRRSPRRKQPGYTWLAFGAAVYLVLWTLLTWLLSLYLSVSGSFDTVYGPLSAFMSLLLWAYLTSIALFLGLSFAAQLEAARAKRPGPIHPDPGA, translated from the coding sequence ATGGGCACCGCGACCCGGGTCCCGCAGACCCGCGACATGGCAGGTGACGAACTCTCCGCCGACGAGGCGCTGGCCTCGCTGCGCCGCTACGGCCGCTGGGCGCTGGTACGCGACTCCTTCGTCCGCTTCCGTTACGCGGACGGCTTCAGCCACTCCCGCGCGCTCGCCCTTCAGACGGTTCTCGCCGTCATACCGCTGGTCATCGCCTTCGTCGGCCTCTCCGCCACCCTGCACACGGAGAACATAGGGAGACTGACGGAACTGACCATCCACCGCATCGCCGCGGGGCCGAGCGCCGAGGTCGTGGACGACGCGCTCGACCGCAGCCGGCAGCGCGCCGGCGACGGGACCCAGCTCACGCTCTGGTTCGGCCTGGCCTTCTCGCTGGTCAACGTCACCACGGCGATGTGCCAGATCGAACGCGGCGCCAACCGGATCTACGGGGTCGAACGCGACCGCCCCTTCCACCAGAAGTACTTCCGCGGCCTGGTGATGGCGCTGGCTGCCGGGATACCCCTGGGAATCGGGTTCATCCTGATGGTGGTGGGCGGTGACCTGGCCGCGGCCGCTGTGTCGGTCTACGGGCTCGGCGAGGGCGCCGGGCACGCCTGGGACCTGCTGCGCTGGCCGTGCGGGCTGTTGCTCGCGCTCATCTCCGCGAGCGCGATCTTCCGCCGCTCGCCCCGCCGGAAGCAGCCCGGCTACACCTGGCTGGCGTTCGGGGCGGCCGTCTATCTGGTGCTGTGGACCCTGCTGACCTGGCTGCTCAGCCTCTACCTCTCGGTCAGCGGGTCCTTCGACACCGTCTACGGCCCGTTGAGTGCGTTCATGTCACTGCTCCTCTGGGCCTATCTGACCTCCATCGCCCTCTTTCTCGGCCTGTCCTTCGCCGCACAGCTGGAGGCCGCGCGGGCCAAGCGCCCCGGCCCCATCCATCCCGATCCAGGAGCCTGA
- a CDS encoding diacylglycerol kinase family protein — protein MPTALPERPVHRSTEPRAVSRPGRSPALTSGSGGAAVRIGALTVCQAALMVGLGLLITGPAAGIWPLTSEDRVNEGFENLRNAGLNDASFMASEAGNTATVIIITALVCVGLILIPRLPKWREAVFLAVSVSLQALVFLVITVSVDRERPDVDRLDASPPTASYTSGHTGAATALYAGLAVLVLTRIRGPWRKVAGFLLLLVPLLVAVARLYRGMHHPTDVLGGLLNGSLSLLIVGRAMMTDGSSPAPAPSNAMEIALEAAEERSEHVPGHTVVIVNPTVTDDAERDTLRLVLEEHGRHSVEFVSTTADDPGGGQAAAAVRDGAALVVVCGGDGTVRTVADALAGTGVGLAVVPCGTGNLLARNLGLPLKPADALAAALSGSPRRIDLGRIEGDGLPPTRFTAMAGAGLDAAMLEHTGDRAKSVIGWPAYVVAGVSSLRAPRMSLSIRLDRGPVLHRTARMVLLANIGRVQGGAALVPAAEPDDGLLDLAVFDPHGPTGWLRAVGILLRGRSKPPRPAAQSSFPPADGEGTGTAVEYFTFRRAELRFAPQQPREIDGDPVGPGRWLVAEVEPGALTVLLPSGSE, from the coding sequence ATGCCCACCGCCCTGCCGGAGAGACCGGTCCACAGGTCCACGGAACCCCGGGCCGTCTCCCGGCCGGGGCGGTCTCCCGCCCTGACCAGTGGCAGCGGCGGGGCCGCCGTCCGGATCGGCGCACTGACCGTCTGCCAGGCCGCACTGATGGTGGGCCTCGGCCTCCTGATCACCGGACCCGCAGCCGGCATCTGGCCCCTGACCAGCGAGGACCGCGTCAACGAGGGCTTCGAGAACCTGCGCAACGCGGGCCTCAACGACGCCTCGTTCATGGCGTCGGAGGCCGGCAACACCGCCACGGTGATCATCATCACCGCCCTGGTCTGTGTGGGCCTGATCCTCATACCCAGGCTGCCGAAGTGGCGGGAGGCGGTGTTCCTCGCCGTCTCCGTCTCGCTCCAGGCGCTGGTGTTCCTGGTCATCACCGTGTCCGTGGACCGGGAACGACCCGATGTGGACCGCCTCGACGCCTCGCCGCCGACCGCCAGCTACACCTCCGGCCACACCGGGGCCGCGACGGCTCTCTACGCGGGTCTCGCCGTTCTGGTGCTCACCCGGATCCGGGGCCCCTGGCGGAAGGTGGCCGGCTTCCTGCTGCTTCTCGTACCGCTGCTCGTGGCGGTGGCACGCCTCTACCGGGGGATGCACCACCCCACCGATGTCCTCGGCGGCCTGCTGAACGGCAGCCTGTCGCTCCTGATCGTCGGCCGCGCCATGATGACCGACGGCAGCAGCCCGGCCCCCGCTCCGTCGAACGCCATGGAGATCGCGCTGGAGGCCGCGGAGGAACGCTCGGAACACGTGCCGGGCCACACCGTCGTCATCGTCAACCCGACCGTGACCGACGACGCGGAACGCGACACGCTGCGGCTGGTCCTGGAGGAACACGGGCGTCACTCCGTGGAGTTCGTCTCCACCACCGCCGACGACCCGGGCGGCGGCCAGGCGGCCGCCGCGGTCCGCGACGGAGCAGCGCTGGTCGTGGTCTGCGGCGGCGACGGAACGGTGCGGACCGTGGCGGACGCACTGGCCGGTACCGGAGTCGGTCTGGCCGTGGTGCCCTGCGGCACCGGCAATCTGCTCGCCCGGAACCTGGGGCTGCCGCTCAAACCCGCGGACGCCCTGGCCGCCGCGCTGTCGGGCAGCCCCCGCCGGATCGACCTCGGCCGGATCGAGGGCGACGGCCTCCCCCCGACGCGCTTCACCGCCATGGCCGGCGCCGGACTGGACGCCGCGATGCTGGAGCACACCGGAGACCGCGCGAAGTCCGTCATCGGCTGGCCCGCCTACGTGGTGGCCGGTGTCAGCAGCCTGCGAGCGCCCCGGATGTCCCTGTCGATCCGGCTGGACCGCGGGCCCGTTCTGCACCGCACCGCCCGTATGGTGCTCCTCGCCAACATAGGCAGGGTGCAGGGCGGCGCCGCCCTCGTCCCGGCCGCCGAACCCGACGACGGGCTCCTCGATCTGGCCGTCTTCGACCCGCACGGGCCCACCGGCTGGCTGCGTGCCGTCGGCATACTGCTGCGCGGCCGCTCGAAACCGCCCCGCCCCGCCGCGCAGAGCAGTTTCCCGCCCGCCGACGGCGAAGGCACCGGCACCGCGGTGGAGTACTTCACCTTCCGCCGCGCCGAACTCCGCTTCGCTCCGCAGCAGCCGCGCGAGATCGACGGAGACCCGGTGGGGCCGGGCCGGTGGCTCGTCGCCGAGGTCGAACCCGGGGCACTGACCGTGCTCCTGCCGTCAGGGAGCGAGTGA